The following are encoded in a window of Microvirga ossetica genomic DNA:
- a CDS encoding glycosyltransferase family 4 protein, producing MRILVYPHELTIGGSQINAIDLAAGIADAGHEVLIYGRTGPLVEYIKDRNLEFLPAHPLKYRPAPSRIIQLAEITRRRQIDLIHTYEWPGCLDAYFGAGLFLGVPLLCTVLSMSVMPYVPAAVPLIMGTEELGREAREVQHSNVWVLEPPINVDSDHPGIDGSDFRRTHGVSEHDLLIVGVSRFAPDLKLDSLVRAIDAADLLAGQYPIKLVLVGGGSAFDSLLERARAVNVRWEREVVALPGPTLDPRAAYAAADIVIGMGSSALRALAIGRPLIVQGEEAFSAIFNPETLNLFLKQGFYGLADGAAGATRLAEQLESLLANPDRREELGRFGREVVVQRFSLDRAVQVQLGIYTEILAHPNRYKVIDSVRSAYRALELEVQNHMPRVKLHKKRREEMLLAAARQGLWPPEAHYNYPKIHKWHFGSGVTSQEHSLLKSSKRSHGGG from the coding sequence TTGCGTATTCTCGTCTATCCGCACGAACTCACAATCGGGGGTAGCCAAATAAATGCCATCGACTTGGCCGCCGGCATTGCTGATGCCGGCCACGAGGTCCTCATATATGGCAGGACAGGCCCTCTCGTCGAATATATCAAGGACCGAAATTTGGAGTTTCTGCCTGCACATCCACTTAAGTACAGGCCGGCACCCTCACGAATCATTCAGTTGGCCGAAATTACACGGAGAAGGCAAATTGATTTGATTCATACATACGAATGGCCGGGGTGCCTTGATGCGTATTTTGGGGCGGGACTTTTTCTAGGCGTTCCATTGTTGTGTACTGTGTTGAGCATGTCAGTGATGCCGTATGTTCCCGCTGCGGTGCCACTAATTATGGGAACAGAGGAATTAGGAAGAGAGGCCCGGGAGGTACAACACAGCAATGTCTGGGTGCTCGAGCCTCCAATCAATGTAGACAGTGATCATCCAGGGATCGACGGTTCTGACTTTCGCCGAACTCATGGTGTCTCGGAGCATGATCTTCTGATCGTTGGGGTTTCACGCTTTGCGCCAGATCTAAAGCTCGATTCGCTTGTACGGGCTATAGATGCGGCAGACCTGCTTGCCGGCCAGTATCCGATCAAGCTCGTGCTTGTTGGCGGGGGCTCCGCCTTTGACTCGCTTTTGGAACGCGCAAGAGCCGTCAATGTAAGATGGGAACGTGAGGTCGTCGCCCTCCCTGGCCCTACACTCGACCCACGGGCAGCCTACGCAGCAGCAGATATTGTAATTGGCATGGGTAGTTCTGCGCTCCGCGCCCTTGCGATCGGCCGGCCCCTGATTGTTCAGGGCGAAGAGGCATTCTCAGCTATTTTCAATCCCGAGACACTCAACCTATTTCTTAAACAAGGCTTCTATGGACTCGCTGATGGTGCAGCGGGGGCTACGCGGCTCGCTGAACAACTCGAGAGTCTTCTTGCTAACCCTGATCGAAGAGAAGAACTCGGGCGGTTCGGCAGAGAAGTGGTTGTACAACGCTTCAGCCTCGATCGAGCGGTGCAAGTGCAACTGGGCATCTACACTGAAATTCTTGCTCATCCAAATCGATATAAGGTCATAGACTCTGTGCGATCTGCTTATCGAGCCTTGGAGCTTGAGGTGCAGAACCATATGCCTCGTGTAAAACTTCATAAAAAACGACGAGAAGAGATGCTTCTGGCGGCCGCC
- a CDS encoding glycosyltransferase: MYAADNFVAGAGLMGLDRKYLLKEEHKQAARADRVVVVTEHLSKHWQALGHEPILIPNGCDTERFANVDMAPWPDDVNLPGPIAGVFGHISQRIDLSLLEAVADRGLSLLLVGSVQSSFDLSQLLRRKNVRYVGRKPFELMPSYLRVIDVGLTPYSETEFNQASFPLKTLEYLAAGRGAVSTDLSAARWLSTDLIATARDPRSFADAVERTLAQSRTPQLLHRRQTFARKHSWIARAEHFASVLGLDSAVQNEATPQALGSITAPTLQQSIFGSSPSA, from the coding sequence ATGTATGCCGCCGACAACTTCGTCGCTGGAGCCGGCTTGATGGGCCTCGACCGCAAATATCTATTGAAGGAAGAACACAAACAAGCCGCACGAGCAGACCGCGTCGTCGTGGTCACGGAGCATCTCTCTAAACATTGGCAAGCGCTTGGCCATGAACCGATTCTTATTCCCAATGGATGCGACACTGAGCGGTTCGCAAATGTTGATATGGCGCCATGGCCTGATGACGTGAACCTGCCTGGCCCAATAGCTGGGGTCTTTGGACATATATCGCAGCGCATCGACCTTAGCCTTCTCGAAGCAGTGGCTGACCGGGGTCTGTCCTTGCTATTAGTCGGCTCTGTCCAATCGTCATTTGATCTCAGCCAGCTACTCAGACGGAAGAACGTGCGCTACGTGGGCCGAAAGCCGTTTGAGCTTATGCCGAGTTATCTTCGTGTTATCGATGTTGGGCTGACTCCGTATTCAGAAACTGAATTCAACCAAGCCAGCTTTCCGTTGAAAACGCTGGAGTATCTGGCAGCTGGACGAGGGGCCGTGTCCACTGATCTTTCCGCAGCCCGCTGGCTCAGTACTGACCTTATCGCCACAGCTCGGGATCCTCGCAGCTTTGCTGACGCCGTTGAACGAACTCTGGCGCAGTCCCGTACGCCTCAGCTGTTACATCGGCGGCAAACGTTTGCACGAAAGCACAGCTGGATTGCACGGGCGGAGCACTTCGCCAGTGTTTTAGGTCTTGACAGTGCCGTACAAAATGAAGCTACCCCTCAAGCACTAGGTTCTATAACAGCGCCTACATTGCAACAGTCTATATTTGGGTCCAGCCCGAGTGCCTGA
- a CDS encoding IS3 family transposase (programmed frameshift), with the protein MPQTRFTKEFQDEAVRLALTSGRSRRAIAADLGVGLSTLRHWLDRRREREIDDPPEERQEDMAVELKRLRRENEILRQEREILKKANGFFRQGGKSMKFQFIDVAKESFPVTRLCQTLGVSQSGYFAWRSRPASPRQREDLVLLAHIRSAFTLSHETYGSPRMTRELQDEGLTVGRRTARLMRENGLKARQKRRFKRTTDSHHAFPIAPNLLEQDFSAERPNQKWAADISYLWTNEGWLSLAVILDLFARRVVGWAVSDSLHTELALEALRKALAIRRPGEGLTHHADRGSQYCSTAYQAELRKHGIRISMSGTGNCFDNAVVETFFKTLKSELVWRTVFQTRAEAKKAIGRYIDGFYNPVRRHSTLDYVSPVQFERLAG; encoded by the exons ATGCCCCAGACACGCTTTACGAAAGAGTTTCAGGATGAGGCTGTACGGCTCGCCTTGACCAGTGGCCGCAGCCGACGGGCGATTGCCGCTGATCTCGGCGTCGGCCTGTCGACCCTGCGCCACTGGCTCGATCGCCGCCGCGAGCGTGAGATCGACGATCCGCCGGAAGAACGCCAGGAGGACATGGCGGTCGAGCTGAAGCGGCTGCGGCGCGAGAACGAGATCCTGCGCCAGGAGCGGGAGATCCTGAAGAAGGCTA ACGGCTTTTTTCGCCAAGGAGGGAAGTCGATGAAGTTTCAGTTCATCGATGTGGCGAAAGAGAGCTTCCCCGTCACGCGCCTGTGCCAGACTCTCGGTGTCAGCCAAAGCGGCTACTTCGCCTGGCGCTCGCGTCCAGCCAGCCCGCGCCAGCGCGAGGATCTGGTGCTTCTGGCCCACATTCGCTCGGCCTTCACCCTCTCGCATGAGACCTATGGCAGCCCGCGCATGACTCGTGAGTTGCAGGACGAGGGCCTAACGGTGGGACGCCGGACGGCTCGGTTGATGCGCGAGAACGGCCTCAAGGCCCGGCAGAAGCGCCGCTTCAAACGCACCACCGACAGTCATCATGCCTTTCCGATCGCGCCCAACCTGCTCGAGCAGGACTTCTCGGCCGAGCGCCCGAACCAGAAGTGGGCCGCGGATATCTCCTATCTGTGGACGAACGAGGGCTGGCTCTCCCTGGCTGTGATTCTCGATCTCTTCGCCCGGCGGGTGGTCGGCTGGGCGGTCAGTGACAGCCTCCACACGGAGCTGGCGCTGGAGGCGCTGCGCAAGGCTCTGGCGATCCGAAGACCTGGTGAGGGGCTGACCCATCACGCGGACCGCGGCAGTCAATATTGCTCGACAGCCTATCAGGCCGAGTTGCGGAAGCACGGCATCCGGATCTCCATGTCCGGGACAGGCAATTGTTTCGACAATGCCGTGGTCGAGACCTTCTTCAAGACCTTGAAATCCGAACTGGTCTGGCGCACCGTCTTCCAGACGAGGGCCGAGGCCAAGAAGGCGATTGGTCGTTACATCGATGGGTTTTACAATCCCGTCCGGCGTCATTCGACACTCGATTATGTCAGTCCGGTTCAGTTCGAAAGGCTGGCCGGATAG
- a CDS encoding HlyD family type I secretion periplasmic adaptor subunit: MTTSRHQPSDSQPRAQIVQLSLRKRPAFISEFQPDAIEVEERAPPRVARLTLYLIMLLISAGIAWACLTEIDEVAVSRGKLITTQPNIVVQPLESSVIQSITVTVGQSVTAGQTLAVLDPTFTEADVHQLKVKLETADAMVNRLEAELSDRIYVPTDLSNPRQVVEAELAAQRKAFRDSRVRNLTEEISRAEASIQKSREEEEITRDRLLGIKEVEAMRATLLAHQTGSKLNLLQTRDARLDIEGAITRLQGSQIEAKHELEKAHLQRQEFLEDFRRTTLESLVSARERQNEAAEELKKAELRRRHVTLIAPANAIVLEVAQRSVGSVVRQAEPLFTLVPLNVPMEAEVFIEPKDIGHISPNYTARIKLDAFPFQKHGTVSGLVRTISQDSFPSDTRQSGAQSSDRLFYRARLSLDDTNLRNLPDSFRLLPGMAVQAEIQVGRRTVISYFLYPLLRGLDESIRER, translated from the coding sequence ATGACTACGTCTCGCCACCAGCCTAGTGATAGTCAGCCGAGAGCCCAGATCGTGCAGCTTTCCCTCCGGAAGCGGCCCGCATTCATCTCGGAGTTCCAACCGGACGCTATCGAGGTCGAGGAACGCGCGCCACCTCGGGTGGCGAGACTGACCCTCTATTTGATTATGCTGCTGATTAGCGCAGGCATCGCATGGGCCTGTCTGACAGAGATCGATGAGGTCGCAGTCTCCCGAGGTAAACTGATAACGACCCAACCCAATATTGTTGTTCAGCCGCTTGAGAGTTCCGTTATACAAAGCATCACTGTCACCGTCGGCCAGTCCGTCACCGCAGGACAGACGCTAGCCGTACTCGACCCAACATTTACAGAAGCCGACGTTCATCAGCTGAAAGTGAAGCTCGAGACCGCTGACGCTATGGTTAACCGGCTTGAGGCGGAACTCTCGGACCGCATCTATGTGCCTACGGACCTATCTAATCCGCGGCAGGTAGTCGAAGCCGAACTGGCGGCGCAACGGAAGGCATTTCGCGACAGCCGAGTGCGGAATCTCACTGAGGAGATATCTCGAGCGGAAGCAAGCATTCAAAAGAGCCGTGAGGAAGAGGAAATCACCCGCGACAGGCTTCTGGGTATCAAGGAAGTTGAAGCCATGCGCGCAACACTTCTCGCTCATCAAACTGGCTCGAAGCTCAACCTGTTACAGACGCGCGATGCACGTCTAGACATTGAGGGGGCGATTACCCGCTTGCAGGGCTCCCAGATCGAAGCAAAGCACGAGCTAGAAAAAGCACACCTGCAGCGCCAAGAATTCCTGGAGGATTTTCGGCGGACGACTCTAGAATCTCTAGTTTCAGCACGTGAGAGACAAAATGAGGCCGCGGAGGAACTTAAGAAAGCCGAATTACGCCGGCGCCACGTCACCTTGATTGCGCCAGCCAATGCTATTGTGCTCGAGGTCGCCCAAAGGTCCGTCGGTTCTGTTGTCCGTCAAGCAGAACCGCTGTTCACCCTTGTCCCTCTTAACGTGCCAATGGAAGCGGAGGTCTTTATCGAGCCTAAGGATATCGGCCATATCAGCCCGAATTATACAGCTCGAATCAAGCTCGATGCATTTCCGTTCCAGAAGCACGGAACCGTATCTGGCTTGGTCAGAACAATCAGTCAGGATTCATTCCCGTCTGACACGAGACAGAGCGGCGCTCAGTCCAGTGATCGGCTTTTCTACCGGGCTCGACTGAGCCTTGACGACACCAATCTCCGTAACCTGCCAGATAGTTTCCGCTTACTTCCCGGCATGGCAGTTCAGGCGGAAATTCAAGTTGGTCGCAGGACCGTCATCTCATACTTCCTTTATCCTCTCCTGCGTGGCCTTGATGAGAGCATTCGAGAGCGGTGA
- a CDS encoding peptidase domain-containing ABC transporter yields the protein MTVHIPTGLHCLVALARHHGTDLSAEYLAHTYALGEVPISTQLLLRMARESGLRARRVSIDWKALLNLDGAFPALARLHNGNWIVVLGLERAGDQDTVLILDPIAALPEPISLTEANFCEAWKGEVVLVKPDRSPRRDLNRPFGFLWFVPELLRQRRILFDVLLAALVLYGLGLAVPIFSQLVIDKVLVHEAYATLYVLAGGVTIALVFDAVFTFLRRYLLLYASNRIDVRVAVRTFAHLLNLPLAYFEQVPTGVLVQHMQQASRIREFLTGRLFTTMLDGLSLVVFIPVLLLYSVKLTLVVLAFTACVALMIGLLVGPFRRRLQALYEAEGERQAILVEAMHGMRTIKSLAMEPIHRRTWDNSSAQVVTTKYSVDKISAAAQSVTGLLEKLMSVAIIGIGAVDVFNQELTVGALVAFNMLAGRVSGPLVQILTMAHEYQEISLSVRMLGEVMNRAPEVDGIQRGLCPPISGAIEFEDVSFSYQSERSPALDGVSFTVAPGSIVGIVGRSGSGKTTITRLIQRLYSVQEGLVRIDGYDIREIDLVHLRKSIGVVLQDNFLFRGTIRENIAAAKPTATFEEIAWAARAAGADEFIERLPRGFDTLLEENAENLSGGQKQRLAIARALISDPRLLILDEATSALDPDSEMIIRQNLRKIAEGRTVLIVSHRLSTLVDANTILVFDRGHIVAMGQHDQLLTSCTTYRHLWNQQTRHAA from the coding sequence TTGACTGTACACATTCCCACAGGTCTACATTGTCTCGTCGCCCTTGCACGCCACCACGGCACCGATCTGTCGGCCGAATACCTCGCCCATACCTATGCCCTCGGTGAGGTGCCGATCTCGACTCAGCTTCTGCTGCGCATGGCCCGTGAGTCAGGGCTCAGAGCCCGCAGAGTCTCCATCGATTGGAAGGCGCTGTTGAACCTGGATGGAGCCTTCCCAGCTCTTGCCCGGCTGCACAACGGTAACTGGATCGTCGTCCTGGGTTTGGAAAGGGCTGGCGACCAGGACACGGTGTTGATTTTGGACCCGATCGCAGCCCTGCCAGAGCCGATCTCTCTCACCGAGGCTAATTTCTGCGAGGCCTGGAAAGGCGAGGTCGTCCTCGTCAAACCCGACCGAAGCCCTCGTCGAGATCTCAACCGCCCCTTTGGCTTCCTCTGGTTCGTACCTGAGCTCTTGCGTCAGCGCCGCATTCTGTTCGATGTTCTGCTAGCAGCTCTGGTCCTATACGGGTTGGGCTTGGCGGTGCCAATCTTTTCGCAGCTTGTCATCGACAAAGTGCTTGTGCATGAAGCCTATGCGACACTCTATGTACTGGCCGGTGGCGTGACGATTGCGCTCGTTTTTGACGCGGTCTTTACATTCTTAAGGCGCTATCTCCTGCTTTATGCGAGTAATCGGATTGACGTTCGTGTGGCTGTCCGCACCTTCGCGCATCTCCTAAATCTGCCGCTGGCTTATTTCGAACAGGTGCCGACCGGCGTTCTGGTGCAGCACATGCAACAGGCCAGCCGTATTCGCGAGTTCCTAACCGGTCGCTTGTTCACCACAATGCTGGACGGGCTTTCTCTTGTGGTCTTCATCCCTGTTCTGCTCCTCTACAGTGTAAAGCTGACTCTAGTTGTCCTCGCCTTCACAGCCTGTGTCGCATTGATGATCGGACTTCTCGTTGGCCCCTTCCGCCGCCGCCTTCAAGCCCTTTATGAGGCCGAGGGAGAACGGCAGGCCATCCTCGTGGAGGCCATGCACGGAATGCGCACCATCAAATCGCTCGCCATGGAACCGATTCACCGACGCACCTGGGATAATTCATCCGCCCAGGTCGTTACGACGAAATACAGCGTCGACAAGATTTCGGCCGCAGCCCAGAGTGTGACCGGCCTACTTGAAAAGCTTATGAGCGTTGCCATCATCGGGATTGGTGCGGTTGATGTCTTCAACCAGGAGCTGACGGTTGGTGCACTCGTGGCCTTCAACATGTTGGCTGGCCGTGTGTCAGGACCTTTGGTCCAGATTTTGACCATGGCACATGAGTACCAAGAGATCTCCCTGTCCGTTCGCATGCTCGGCGAGGTGATGAACCGCGCGCCAGAGGTCGACGGCATACAGCGGGGCCTCTGTCCTCCAATTTCCGGAGCGATCGAGTTCGAGGATGTATCTTTCTCGTATCAATCCGAAAGATCACCTGCGCTCGACGGCGTTTCGTTCACAGTGGCGCCAGGTAGCATCGTTGGGATCGTGGGCCGCAGCGGGTCCGGCAAGACGACAATTACGCGCCTAATCCAGCGGCTTTATTCAGTGCAGGAAGGCCTGGTGCGGATTGATGGCTACGACATTCGTGAAATCGATCTTGTGCACCTACGTAAATCTATCGGCGTGGTGCTACAGGACAACTTCCTCTTTCGTGGCACGATTAGGGAGAACATCGCCGCCGCGAAGCCGACTGCAACCTTCGAAGAGATTGCATGGGCAGCAAGAGCTGCTGGGGCGGATGAATTCATTGAGCGGCTTCCGAGGGGTTTCGATACATTGCTCGAGGAGAACGCGGAAAATCTGTCGGGCGGGCAGAAGCAGCGCCTGGCCATCGCCCGCGCCCTGATCAGCGACCCACGGCTGCTGATACTCGACGAGGCGACCAGTGCTCTCGACCCAGACAGCGAGATGATCATCCGTCAGAACCTACGCAAAATTGCGGAGGGGAGGACCGTGCTGATCGTATCCCATCGGCTCTCAACGCTGGTGGATGCCAACACTATTTTGGTCTTCGATCGGGGACATATAGTCGCGATGGGTCAGCATGACCAGCTTCTGACCTCGTGCACAACCTACCGTCACCTTTGGAACCAGCAAACGAGACATGCTGCATGA